From the genome of Blautia pseudococcoides, one region includes:
- a CDS encoding zinc-dependent alcohol dehydrogenase — protein MRKIVFESPRKAVIKQAEKPICGSGQVLLKMKRIGVCGTDIQVFAGKNRYMEFPIVPFHEGIAVVEETGEGVCDIEPGSLVTIRPILSCNTCYSCKRGRENACMNFNSLGVQSDGLGAEYFVISREYVYPLDRDADLDKVIFIEPFAVGVHAAYQGEVQGKKVLVVGGGTIGNFTAQACRLAGAEKTAVCDISQDKVTMAKRSGIALCVNTSELTLEQASQKCFGGFPDVIIDCAAVPSVFSGILELAGKTTTIVIVGNYSVLVETDIAKIQRNELTVKGCITYREEDFIRAKELIEKGRVYLDGFLSKRYCFSQVQEMMEQAMENKGINMKTIMDFEGE, from the coding sequence ATGAGAAAAATAGTTTTTGAAAGTCCCCGAAAAGCGGTGATCAAACAGGCCGAAAAACCTATATGCGGGAGCGGGCAGGTGCTGCTCAAGATGAAACGGATTGGGGTGTGCGGAACAGATATCCAGGTATTTGCGGGAAAAAACAGGTATATGGAGTTTCCTATAGTGCCGTTCCACGAGGGAATCGCCGTGGTGGAAGAGACAGGAGAGGGCGTGTGTGATATAGAGCCTGGCAGTCTGGTTACTATCCGCCCTATTTTGAGCTGTAATACGTGTTATTCCTGTAAGAGGGGAAGGGAAAATGCCTGTATGAATTTTAATTCATTGGGCGTACAGTCCGACGGACTTGGCGCGGAGTATTTTGTGATCAGCAGGGAATATGTGTACCCGCTGGACAGGGACGCTGATTTAGACAAGGTTATTTTTATTGAACCCTTTGCTGTAGGGGTACATGCGGCCTATCAGGGGGAGGTGCAGGGCAAAAAAGTTCTGGTTGTGGGCGGAGGGACCATAGGGAATTTTACGGCTCAGGCCTGCAGGCTGGCCGGCGCAGAGAAAACTGCAGTTTGTGATATCAGTCAGGATAAAGTCACAATGGCAAAGCGGTCGGGGATCGCGTTGTGCGTCAATACATCAGAACTCACCCTGGAACAGGCATCACAGAAATGCTTTGGCGGATTTCCGGATGTGATCATTGACTGCGCAGCCGTCCCGTCAGTTTTTTCCGGGATCTTAGAGCTGGCCGGAAAGACGACCACCATTGTGATCGTTGGGAATTACAGCGTTTTGGTGGAAACAGACATTGCAAAAATCCAGAGAAATGAACTTACAGTGAAAGGATGTATCACATACCGGGAGGAAGATTTTATAAGGGCAAAAGAGTTGATAGAGAAAGGCCGAGTTTATCTGGATGGTTTTCTATCAAAGAGATACTGTTTTTCACAGGTTCAGGAGATGATGGAGCAGGCAATGGAGAATAAAGGGATAAACATGAAAACTATCATGGACTTTGAGGGGGAATGA
- a CDS encoding ribulose-phosphate 3-epimerase, which translates to MYHIAPTLLCADLFQMRESMDILDRMGIDWFHIDVMDGSFVPNFAFGTDFLRQMTAVGKSPFYLHLMVTRPEEYVDLYAEAGVEYYCFHYEAVKNPFRLCQKIRVQGMKPAIALNPAAPIHVLRDLIPYLDAVTLMSVEPGFSGQNFMDFTYRRIGALRAMAKGHKLLIEVDGGIDNEIAKKCIDAGCDVVVGGYFTLFQKGKSIEDNYEAFQRAVEGCRTGG; encoded by the coding sequence ATGTATCATATTGCGCCGACTTTGCTGTGCGCAGACCTTTTTCAAATGAGGGAAAGCATGGATATTCTGGACCGGATGGGAATCGACTGGTTTCATATAGATGTAATGGATGGGAGTTTTGTGCCGAATTTTGCCTTTGGTACGGATTTCCTTAGACAGATGACCGCAGTGGGGAAAAGCCCCTTTTATTTACATCTAATGGTCACCAGACCGGAGGAATACGTGGATTTATATGCAGAGGCCGGGGTGGAATATTATTGTTTTCATTATGAGGCGGTCAAGAACCCGTTTCGGCTGTGCCAAAAAATCAGGGTACAGGGCATGAAACCGGCCATTGCATTGAATCCGGCTGCGCCGATCCATGTTCTGCGGGATTTGATCCCTTATTTGGATGCAGTGACACTTATGTCAGTGGAACCCGGATTCTCAGGACAGAATTTTATGGATTTTACATACCGCAGGATTGGAGCGTTAAGGGCAATGGCAAAAGGACATAAGCTTTTGATCGAGGTTGACGGCGGCATAGATAATGAGATTGCAAAGAAATGTATAGATGCGGGCTGTGATGTTGTGGTAGGAGGATATTTTACACTGTTTCAGAAGGGAAAGTCAATAGAGGATAATTATGAGGCATTTCAGAGGGCTGTAGAAGGATGCCGGACCGGGGGATGA
- a CDS encoding transketolase, translating into MRLQKNEREITKYAQEIRKNTIISLHSAGSGHPGGALSIVEMLAVLYFYEMNVSPDKPEERMRDRFVLSKGHAAPSYYAALAERGYFEKSVLKTLRKMGSILQGHPDMKKVPGVDMSTGSLGQGISAACGMAHYAKRTGADYRVYCIIGDGEMQEGQAWEAFMSAGHFKLDNLVVLLDNNNLQIDGRVDQVMSVYPVKEKLQAFGWNVEETDGHHVKGLIETLDHARQVKDKPAFIIGKTVKGKGISFMENQAGWHGAAINEEQFKQAMKDLGEECI; encoded by the coding sequence ATGAGGCTGCAGAAAAACGAGAGAGAAATAACAAAGTATGCACAGGAAATACGGAAGAATACGATCATCAGTCTGCACAGCGCAGGTTCCGGTCATCCGGGGGGCGCTCTGTCCATAGTTGAGATGTTGGCAGTTCTGTATTTTTATGAGATGAACGTCAGTCCGGATAAACCGGAAGAGAGGATGCGTGACCGCTTTGTCCTATCTAAAGGTCATGCAGCGCCATCTTATTATGCAGCTTTGGCAGAAAGAGGCTATTTTGAAAAAAGTGTTCTGAAAACACTCAGGAAAATGGGAAGTATTCTACAGGGGCACCCGGATATGAAAAAGGTACCGGGGGTTGACATGTCCACCGGTTCACTGGGGCAGGGCATATCAGCAGCGTGTGGAATGGCCCATTACGCAAAAAGAACAGGGGCAGACTACAGAGTTTACTGCATCATAGGAGACGGGGAAATGCAGGAAGGACAGGCGTGGGAGGCATTCATGAGTGCGGGACATTTTAAACTTGATAATCTTGTAGTGCTTTTGGATAACAATAATTTACAGATTGACGGAAGAGTAGACCAAGTCATGTCTGTATATCCCGTGAAAGAAAAACTACAGGCTTTTGGATGGAATGTGGAGGAGACGGACGGACATCATGTGAAAGGGTTGATAGAGACACTGGACCATGCCAGGCAGGTAAAAGATAAGCCGGCTTTCATTATAGGAAAAACGGTGAAGGGCAAAGGAATATCGTTTATGGAGAACCAGGCAGGATGGCATGGGGCAGCCATCAATGAAGAACAATTTAAACAGGCCATGAAAGATCTGGGGGAGGAATGCATATGA
- the araD gene encoding L-ribulose-5-phosphate 4-epimerase AraD, producing the protein MELKELKQMVVEANKELPRRKLVKYSWGNVSAADRERGIIIIKPVGVPYENLTEENISVVTKDGKILGESWAPSVDLDIHRAIYENFPGVNAIVHTHSTYATILAQLRLPLACFGTTHADYFAGDVPCVRELEEKEILDRYEWNTGMTIVDYFKENHISPEDIPAALTPGHGPFTWGEDVWDAVHKSVVLEEISKMAVHMLCIDKNVQPLKRAVAHRHYNRKHGADAAFTKDDHGHGMIQR; encoded by the coding sequence ATGGAACTAAAAGAGTTGAAACAGATGGTGGTGGAGGCAAATAAAGAACTGCCTCGCCGTAAACTGGTCAAATATTCCTGGGGGAATGTGAGTGCAGCGGACAGGGAAAGGGGTATTATCATCATAAAACCTGTTGGAGTGCCCTATGAAAATCTGACAGAGGAAAATATCAGTGTTGTGACAAAGGATGGAAAAATACTGGGGGAATCCTGGGCGCCATCTGTGGATTTGGATATTCACAGGGCCATCTATGAGAATTTCCCCGGTGTCAATGCCATTGTCCATACACATTCCACTTATGCAACAATTCTGGCTCAGCTCAGACTCCCGTTAGCCTGCTTTGGGACCACACATGCAGACTATTTTGCAGGCGATGTTCCCTGCGTCAGGGAGCTGGAGGAGAAAGAGATCCTTGACAGGTACGAATGGAATACAGGGATGACAATTGTGGACTACTTTAAAGAGAACCATATTTCTCCGGAGGATATTCCGGCCGCCCTAACACCTGGGCACGGTCCGTTTACATGGGGAGAGGATGTGTGGGACGCTGTCCACAAATCCGTTGTGCTGGAAGAGATAAGCAAAATGGCGGTTCATATGCTGTGCATAGATAAAAACGTACAACCTCTGAAACGAGCCGTGGCCCACAGACATTATAACAGAAAACATGGGGCTGATGCAGCTTTCACAAAAGATGATCACGGGCACGGGATGATACAGAGATAG
- a CDS encoding triose-phosphate isomerase → MKYIFANLKRFDIPKELDGINGLAPVSKWGSCLTEQIRETMDQYAAQAEIGIFYPEAYLLQAAEAKGAEDKWKIGVQGIYRKDTEKEGNFGAFTTNRTAKSVKAMGCEYVLIGHCEERMDKAGILAEAGVVDPKAVNRLLNEEVSCAVKAGLSVLYCVGETEEEQDRWQEVIGQQLDVGLYQVNLSGIAVAYEPLWAIGPGKPVPDADYITKVAEFIKLRTGGCPVIYGGGLKEENARMLAEIPCVDGGLIGLTNFSGEIGFYPEGFAAIIEKYLGEGDVV, encoded by the coding sequence ATGAAGTATATATTTGCAAACTTAAAACGGTTCGATATACCAAAGGAACTGGATGGGATTAATGGTTTAGCCCCGGTCAGTAAGTGGGGAAGCTGTCTGACCGAGCAGATACGGGAGACTATGGATCAATATGCTGCCCAGGCAGAAATTGGAATTTTTTATCCGGAAGCCTATCTTCTTCAGGCAGCGGAGGCGAAAGGGGCAGAGGATAAGTGGAAGATAGGGGTGCAGGGTATTTACCGGAAGGATACAGAAAAGGAAGGAAACTTTGGCGCATTTACCACTAACAGGACAGCTAAAAGTGTGAAAGCCATGGGATGTGAATACGTTTTGATCGGACACTGTGAGGAGCGCATGGACAAGGCCGGGATTCTGGCAGAGGCGGGAGTGGTGGATCCGAAAGCTGTGAACAGGCTTTTAAACGAAGAAGTTTCCTGTGCGGTAAAGGCAGGTCTCTCTGTCTTGTATTGCGTGGGGGAGACTGAGGAGGAACAGGACAGATGGCAGGAGGTTATAGGGCAGCAGCTAGATGTGGGGCTGTATCAAGTGAATCTGTCAGGGATCGCCGTGGCTTATGAACCTCTTTGGGCAATAGGACCCGGGAAGCCCGTTCCGGATGCTGATTATATTACTAAGGTGGCTGAATTTATTAAATTACGCACTGGAGGCTGTCCGGTAATATATGGGGGTGGACTGAAGGAGGAAAATGCCCGTATGCTGGCAGAGATCCCGTGCGTGGACGGGGGCCTGATCGGACTTACGAATTTCAGCGGTGAGATCGGATTTTATCCGGAGGGATTTGCCGCTATCATAGAAAAATATCTGGGGGAAGGTGATGTGGTATGA
- a CDS encoding transketolase family protein, with translation MSSTREAYGAALTELAEKYEFFVFDADLSKATQTVHFAKKYPDRFTDMGIAECNMMGYAAGYAASGAVVFASTFAAFAAGRAYDQIRNSIAYPNLNVKIAATHGGVLIGADGGSHQCVEDLALMRAVPNMAILYPADTTETKRCVEEAIKYKGPVYLRFGRLDSPEIYTGAKVCRAGIGKGTLVRDGQDVTIVAVGDMVSRALEAAGRLQEDGICAEVMDMASVKPIDAEMLLESVKKTGCAVTAEDHNVLGGLGGAVSEVLSKQYPVPVEMVGVQDVFGCSGVPGELAVHYGLTSKNIIEAVQRTIKRKEGKS, from the coding sequence ATGAGTTCAACAAGAGAGGCATATGGTGCTGCGCTGACAGAATTAGCTGAAAAATATGAGTTTTTTGTTTTTGACGCCGACTTATCAAAGGCTACCCAGACAGTGCATTTCGCAAAGAAATATCCGGACCGGTTTACAGATATGGGCATTGCTGAATGTAATATGATGGGATATGCGGCAGGATACGCGGCCAGCGGAGCAGTGGTATTTGCAAGCACATTTGCTGCGTTTGCGGCGGGCAGGGCTTATGACCAGATCAGGAACAGTATCGCATATCCAAATCTGAATGTAAAGATTGCAGCCACACACGGCGGGGTCCTGATTGGGGCGGACGGCGGCTCTCACCAGTGTGTGGAGGATCTGGCCCTTATGAGGGCAGTTCCCAATATGGCTATTCTCTATCCCGCAGACACTACAGAGACAAAAAGGTGTGTTGAGGAGGCAATAAAATATAAAGGGCCTGTTTATCTCCGGTTTGGAAGACTGGATTCGCCGGAGATATATACTGGTGCAAAAGTGTGCAGAGCCGGAATCGGAAAGGGGACCCTGGTGCGGGATGGACAGGACGTGACGATTGTGGCTGTGGGGGATATGGTGAGCAGGGCACTGGAGGCTGCAGGAAGGCTGCAGGAGGACGGCATCTGTGCGGAAGTGATGGATATGGCGTCTGTCAAACCGATAGATGCAGAAATGCTCCTGGAATCCGTGAAAAAAACAGGATGTGCAGTGACGGCAGAGGATCATAATGTTCTGGGAGGACTGGGGGGAGCCGTCAGTGAAGTGCTTTCTAAACAGTATCCGGTTCCGGTGGAAATGGTTGGAGTGCAGGATGTGTTTGGCTGTTCAGGTGTGCCTGGTGAGCTGGCAGTACATTATGGACTGACCAGTAAAAATATAATTGAGGCAGTACAAAGGACAATAAAGAGAAAAGAGGGGAAATCATGA